In Candidatus Bathyarchaeia archaeon, the following are encoded in one genomic region:
- a CDS encoding CPBP family glutamic-type intramembrane protease, translated as MTTEPKPSRTADTLTAILLFIAVFAMWQVYWLALETIRPTYPFDIILFLIIPCTFMAIYAATVILRKSTFKREGFRKPTTINIKKTITISIACILIYIFMLLAPGITAVMSTGNITDGYSLTEYFQTPLRIAYRIVYGIAYAAIFSLAYEAIFRGNIFRNLTRHYGFFTSLYASSIMFCIARIGDQISIKNLLAMSTQSLVTFIFLNILTVFAAGLFLGYYFYKTGWSLLGPITFQIGTLFFLWPDPLVASTSVWWIALTFQIIGYVVLILAVDSLIKEPAFIRKKYGLES; from the coding sequence ATGACAACAGAACCAAAACCCTCCCGAACCGCAGATACACTAACAGCAATCCTGCTCTTCATAGCAGTATTCGCCATGTGGCAAGTTTACTGGCTGGCACTGGAAACAATAAGACCAACATACCCATTCGACATAATACTCTTCCTAATTATCCCCTGCACATTCATGGCCATATACGCAGCAACCGTAATACTAAGAAAATCCACATTCAAAAGAGAAGGCTTCAGAAAACCCACAACCATCAACATAAAGAAAACCATCACAATAAGCATAGCATGCATCCTAATCTACATATTCATGCTCCTAGCCCCCGGCATAACCGCAGTCATGTCAACAGGCAACATCACCGACGGCTACTCACTAACAGAATACTTCCAAACACCCCTACGAATCGCATACAGAATAGTCTACGGCATCGCCTACGCAGCAATCTTCAGCCTAGCATACGAAGCCATCTTCAGAGGAAACATCTTCAGAAACCTAACCCGACACTACGGATTCTTCACATCCCTATACGCATCATCAATAATGTTCTGCATCGCACGAATAGGCGACCAAATATCAATCAAAAATCTCCTAGCCATGTCCACACAAAGCCTAGTAACCTTCATCTTCCTAAACATCCTAACAGTCTTCGCCGCAGGCCTATTCCTAGGCTACTACTTCTACAAAACAGGCTGGAGCCTCCTCGGCCCAATAACATTCCAAATAGGCACGCTCTTCTTCCTATGGCCAGACCCACTAGTCGCCTCAACCTCAGTATGGTGGATAGCCCTCACCTTCCAAATAATCGGCTATGTTGTACTCATCCTAGCAGTCGACTCCCTAATCAAAGAACCAGCTTTCATAAGGAAAAAATACGGGCTAGAAAGCTAA